The Suricata suricatta isolate VVHF042 chromosome 4, meerkat_22Aug2017_6uvM2_HiC, whole genome shotgun sequence genome includes a region encoding these proteins:
- the POU4F1 gene encoding POU domain, class 4, transcription factor 1, whose translation MMSMNSKQPHFAMHPTLPEHKYPSLHSSSEAIRRACLPTPPVSAPRPRPRPARLPPPGIGDTACRVLVCAQVQVAAASAAAAVVGAAGLASICDSDTDPRELEAFAERFKQRRIKLGVTQADVGSALANLKIPGVGSLSQSTICRFESLTLSHNNMIALKPILQAWLEEAEGAQREKMNKPELFNGGEKKRKRTSIAAPEKRSLEAYFAVQPRPSSEKIAAIAEKLDLKKNVVRVWFCNQRQKQKRMKFSATY comes from the exons ATGATGTCTATGAACAGCAAGCAGCCTCACTTTGCCATGCATCCCACCCTCCCTGAGCACAAGTACCCGTCGCTGCACTCCAGCTCTGAGGCCATCCGGCGGGCCTGCCTACCCACGCCGCCGGTAAGCGCCCCACGCCCGCGGCCCCGGCCCGCGCGCCTGCCCCCTCCCGGTATCGGAGACACTGCATGTCGGGTGCTGGTGTGCGCACAGGTCCAG GTGGCGGCGGCGTCGGCGGCGGCTGCCGTGGTGGGCGCGGCGGGCCTGGCGTCCATCTGCGACTCGGACACGGACCCGCGCGAGCTCGAGGCGTTCGCCGAGCGCTTCAAGCAGAGGCGCATCAAGCTGGGCGTGACGCAGGCCGACGTGGGCTCGGCGCTGGCCAACCTCAAGATCCCGGGCGTGGGCTCGCTCAGCCAGAGCACCATCTGCAGGTTCGAGTCGCTCACGCTCTCGCACAACAACATGATCGCGCTCAAGCCCATCCTGCAGGCGTGGCTCGAGGAGGCCGAGGGCGCGCAGCGAGAGAAAATGAACAAGCCCGAGCTCTTCAACGGCGGCGAGAAGAAGCGCAAGCGGACTTCCATCGCAGCGCCGGAGAAGCGCTCCCTCGAGGCCTACTTCGCCGTACAGCCCCGGCCCTCCTCCGAGAAGATCGCCGCCATCGCAGAGAAACTGGACCTCAAAAAGAACGTGGTGCGGGTGTGGTTTTGCaaccagagacagaagcagaagcgGATGAAATTCTCCGCCACTTACTGA